Proteins found in one Moritella sp. Urea-trap-13 genomic segment:
- the minC gene encoding septum site-determining protein MinC codes for MAEQSIKFKGTSFTLSVIHIENEAAMANLHSFIADKVAQAPAFFKSAPVVVNVANLTGVIDFKMIQQVITDNGMNLVGIEGCQTAEQKLTVRESGISVISNTAKNTATKLVPAVDIKPEIQTVIVEKSITKTIVHKGQIRSGQQIYAQDASLTVLGNISAGAEVIADGSIHIYGALRGRAIAGAKGDESAQIFCNKLDPELLSINGTYILSDAVQGEFINAQTQINCINNKLEITKFD; via the coding sequence ATGGCAGAACAGTCGATAAAATTTAAAGGGACAAGCTTTACACTTTCGGTAATTCATATCGAAAATGAGGCTGCAATGGCTAATCTTCACTCCTTTATTGCTGACAAAGTAGCCCAAGCGCCAGCATTCTTTAAATCTGCTCCAGTTGTCGTTAATGTTGCTAACCTTACAGGTGTCATCGATTTCAAAATGATTCAACAAGTCATTACCGATAATGGCATGAACCTTGTTGGTATCGAAGGATGTCAAACTGCTGAACAAAAACTAACAGTTCGCGAATCTGGTATTTCAGTCATTTCAAATACGGCTAAAAATACAGCAACTAAATTAGTGCCAGCTGTTGATATAAAACCTGAAATACAGACAGTTATAGTTGAAAAATCGATAACAAAGACCATAGTTCATAAAGGACAGATTCGATCTGGCCAGCAAATTTATGCTCAAGATGCATCATTAACAGTGCTTGGTAATATCAGTGCTGGGGCTGAGGTGATAGCGGATGGCTCTATTCATATATATGGCGCATTACGTGGTAGAGCAATTGCAGGCGCCAAAGGTGACGAAAGCGCACAAATATTTTGTAACAAATTAGACCCAGAATTGCTGTCAATAAATGGCACTTATATTTTAAGTGACGCAGTTCAGGGTGAGTTTATAAATGCTCAAACACAAATTAATTGTATCAATAACAAATTAGAAATTACAAAGTTCGATTAA